From Euwallacea similis isolate ESF13 chromosome 14, ESF131.1, whole genome shotgun sequence, one genomic window encodes:
- the LOC136413643 gene encoding uncharacterized protein yields MEFNDSLPSTSASLNVKCVICSRAWRKVPGKAKCINTPEDVRLYSKVFCVEVQQNRTVCEYCRICFYKKQRMMVLIQQNARLPNDISKNLVVEESIRINISEDSDDSETDDTLSLKIDCTFATDKYCIICAGNITSNLMLIPEKARCQSYAKRKLFIPVGDRCYRSYIIFDSFFEEDLMKIKVYSNISEITSKELPCMMENLAISCDKSLFDQVSDFSMPETQLKLFTNLTWKNLLQLKEMLTSFRNTCNRTTTQAIVTFLFKLKTGNSHELIASILHLPNKEMVSEYIKSVKCAFVQDILAKHFGCQNTAREKIIYETSPIARTLFEADNKDLILICDGTYARYQKNTNNEYQRRSGFVVDMLGPFGANENDARILRTLLEAENTGLFDLLKARDIFVLDRGFRDVIEYLNSKGHKTAMPALRGKRKQLESLEANRSRLNRGFFTKSVRQRLTSDKDAGEEIIARMQALVDTPNYLAEEVETGKWARKKVIFRRITSNAIKDSPQLTEAQLILLFTGTYQLGQPKSHLAEITNEDGSLNVDYLKENATILRVQSRSRHCNRKTYTSFIDYTLTRSDVSSICRYCSQIINSAEILTNMFKTTGFVDVQEDSDTDEDADVTTLPE; encoded by the exons atggaatttAATGATTCATTACCTTCCACATCAGCGTCGCTGAATGTTAAGTGTGTGATTTGTTCACGTGCCTGGAGGAAAGTACCTGGAAAGGCAAAATGTATCAACACGCCTGAAGACGTCCGTTTATACTCAAAAGTATTCTGTGTTGAAGTTCAACAGAATCGCACCGTGTGCGAATATTGTCGCATTTGCTTTTATAAAAAGCAAAGAATGATGGTCCTAATTCAGCAAAACGCTAGACTTCCAAATGACATCTCTAAAAATCTCGTGGTGGAAGAGTCGATTCGGATTAATATCAGCGAGGATAGCGATGATTCCGAGACAGACGATACAC TTAGTCTGAAAATCGATTGCACCTTTGCAACTGACAAATATTGCATCATATGTGCTGGTAACATAACTTCCAATTTAATGTTGATTCCCGAGAAGGCTCGTTGCCAGAGTTACGCAAAgagaaaactgtttattccAGTTGGCGATAGATGTTATAGAAGTTACATCATTTTCGACTCATTTTTTGAGGAAGATTTAATGAAGATCAAggtatattcaaatatttctgaaatcacATCGAAAGAGCTCCCTTGCATGATGGAAAACTTAGCGATTAGTTGTGATAAAAGTTTGTTTGATCAAGTCTCGGATTTTTCTATGCCCGAAAcacaattaaaacttttcacaaACTTGACTTGGAAGAATTTATTGCAGTTGAAAGAAATGTTAACGTCTTTTAGAAATACTTGTAACAGAACCACCACACAGGCCATCGTTacctttttattcaaacttaaaaccGGTAATTCACATGAACTAATTGCTTCCATTCTCCATTTACCCAATAAAGAGATGGTCTCGGAGTATATTAAATCAGTAAAATGTGCTTTTGTCCAAGATATTCTAGCTAAACACTTTGGATGTCAAAATACGGctagggaaaaaattatatatgaaaCGAGTCCAATTGCTCGAACACTGTTTGAAGCTGATAATAAGGATTTAATTCTGATATGTGATGGCACTTATGCTCGATATCAGAAAAACACAAACAATGAATATCAGAGGAGATC TGGTTTTGTTGTCGACATGCTTGGACCGTTCGGCGCAAACGAAAATGATGCGCGAATTTTAAGAACACTTCTGGAAGCTGAGAATACGGGATTATTCGATTTACTGAAGGCAAGGGATATTTTTGTACTGGACAGGGGATTTCGGGAcgtaatagaatatttaaacagtaaagGACACAAAACAGCCATGCCAGCTCTCAGAGGCAAACGCAAACAGTTGGAGAGTTTAGAAGCCAATCGCTCGAGACTA AATCGCggcttttttacaaaatcagttCGGCAACGATTAACTTCCGATAAAGACGCTGGTGAAGAAATCATCGCAAGGATGCAAGCGCTGGTAGATACACCGAATTATTTGGCGGAAGAAGTGGAAACAGGAAAATGGGCGcgtaagaaagttattttcagaCGAATTACTTCAAACGCGATAAAGGATTCCCCTCAATTAACAGAAGctcaattaatattacttttcacAGGTACTTATCAACTGGGCCAACCTAAATCGCATTTAGCAGAGATAACGAACGAGGATGGTTCCCTGAATGTTGACTACTTGAAAGAGAATGCAACTATTTTGAGAGTACAATCTCGTTCTAGGCATTGTAATCGGAAAACCTACACCTCTTTCATCGATTATACGCTAACACGAAGTGATGTATCAAGTATATGCCGTTATTGCT CCCAAATTATCAACTCGGCCGAGATTTTAACCAACATGTTTAAGACCACTGGTTTCGTAGATGTCCAAGAAGACAGTGATACGGATGAAGACGCTGACGTCACCACCCTCCCTGAATAA